TGTTATCGGTCGTCGAATCCTTGGCGGCATCGTGCACGCCCACCGAGGACAGGTTAAACGTGGAGCCATCAAGGGCCCGGAACACCGGGTCGTTTTCATAACCGATGTTCAGCACTTTGTCGCTGCTGCTCTGGGTCGGCGAGGCGTAGGCGATGTAGTTGGAATCCTGGTAGAATCCGGACCACTTTTCGCTGCTCAAGTCCGCCAAGCTGTTGACCGCCAACCCGCCGAGGCTGTGGCCGCTGACCAATACATCGTTGCCCGACAGCCCATTGGCCTGGGCAAACGCCGCCACTTTGCCGAGCAAATTGCCGAAGGCTTCGCCCGCGTAATTTTTCGCGTAATCCTTGGGACCCAACGCCGCCAGCAGATCGTTGATCACATCGCCGATGGAGTCGCCGATCTGGATCTCTCGCGGACCGCTGGTGCCACGAAAAGCGATGCCGATTTCGGTGAGATGACCCTGGGCGTCGTACTTGCCGAGGATCTCCACCTGCGCGCTGGTGTAACCGGCCTTCTCGCCGAAGAAGGTTCCGCGAGCGTCGGTCTTGCCGTCATAGCCCAGTTGCGCGGCGGTGATTGGCGTCCAACCGGCTTTTTGCACGGCGTCGAGCGCGGCTTTTTCCGAGTCGGGGTTCCAGGGAATTCCGGGGATGACGCCCTGGGAATCGGTGCCGCCAATCAGTGCGGTCACCAGGGTTGCCGGCAAGCCCAGACCGAAGCCGTTTTGCTGGTAACCAGTGGCGAAACCGTTGTCGAGGTTGTGATAGGAATACAGCGTGATCGCCATGGCGTCGCTGAACAACGCCTTGGAGTCTGCTGTGCCGAAGTTTTTGTAGTCATACACACCCATTGGTATTGCCTCTCTCTTTGTTGGAATTGTCAGAGATAGCTCACAGCCAGGACGCCTCAATCACAAGGCGCCCCGGAGCCTCCAGTGCATGCAGCCTTTACGCAAACGTAATTCCCGAAGCCGAGAGATTATCCAGACCCACGCCCACCAGTGTTACGGCGTAATCGCCAATCTTGAGCACAGTGTCGTTGCCGGCCTGGGTCGCGTGCTGAGCGTAGTCATAGCCCTGCCCCGCGCCCTGGACGCCCACGAACACCAGTTTGTCGCTGCCCTGGTAGCCATTGATCGCGTCGAAACCGAAGGCGCCGCTGAACAGAAAGGTGTTGCCGCCGCCCGAGGCGTGCATCACGTCATTGCCCGCGCCGCCGACGAAGGTCACGTGGCTTTTGTCGCTGCGCAGCAGATCGTCGCCGGCGTTGCCGAACAGCCAGTCACCGTCGACGCTGGCCACCAGCGTGTTGCCGTAGGCGTCGCCATTGAGCGAGTGGTTGTAGTGGGTCAGTTCCGTGCCATTGAGCAAGCCATTGGCGGTGACGTTGTAGGTCACCTCCTTGCTGCCCCACCACGAACCCGATTCCTTGCTCACCAGCGCGCCGATGTCGCGGGTCATGCTGATGCCGCCGTAGGCGTCACGCACATACAGCGTGCCGTCGCCGTCATTGGCAACGCTGAAGTTCTGCAACGGCTTCTGCAGCTCGAAGGTGTTGCTGCCCTTGCCGCCCAGCAGCAGGTTGTAGCCACCGTCATCGCGGAACCGGTCGTTACCGTCACGGCCTTCGATGAAATCATTGCCCGCGCCACCCTTGAGCCAGTCATGGCTGTCGGTGCCGATGATGAACGTGCTGCCGGTGTGCGGCTCGCCGCTGCGGCCCAGGTCTTCAACCCAGATCGAGCCTCGGGACGACTCCGACAGGTTGGACACGATCAGCGTCGAGTCCTTGTCGGTAAGGTCGTAGAAGCGCGAGTCGATCACCCGGTTCAAGCCGTCGGCATAGCCCAACGAGCCATGAGCCGACCAGTTCAGCGGGTTGAGGATGCTGAACGGCACCAGGTTCTGCGCGGTGGACGCGTACTGGTCATTGAAGTTGACGATGTTGTTGGTCGCCGACTCCTGATGACCGTCGTGCTTGCCCAGCGAGCCACTGCTGAAGGTGGTGCCGTCGAGCACGCGAAACACCGGGTCGTTTTCGTAGCCGATGTTCAGCACGTTGTTGCCGGTGGCGCTTTGGGTCGGCGAGGCGAAGGCGATGTAGTTGGCGTCCTTGAAGAAACCGCCCCAGTTATTGCCGCTCAGCTCTGCCAGACTGTTGACCCCCAAGCCACCGAGGCTATGCCCGCTGACCAATACGTCCTTGGCACTCAGGCCGTGAGCGATGGCGAACGCGGCGACGCTTTTCAGCAAGATATCGAAGGCGTTTTTTGCGTAGTTCGTCGCGTAATCCACTGGACCGACCGCGGCCAGCAGGTTGTTTTTCATGTCGCCGAAGGTGTCGCTGTACCCCAGGCCACCGGTGCCACGGAAGGCGATACCGATGCCGATCAGCTTCCCTGCCCCATCGTATTTACCGAGGATTTCGGCTTCGGCGCTGGTGAAGCCGTCCTTTTCGCCATAGAAGGTGCCTTGAGCGCCGACGTTGCCTTGGTAGCCCAACGCTGCAGCGCCAATCGGCGCCCAAGCGGTCGCCGGCAGTGGCTGGCCGGTGGGCGTGTACGCGTAGAGCGTCAGCGCGATGGCGTCGCTGTACAACGCCTTGCCGTCAGCATTTTTGTAATCAAACAGTCCCATGTTGTTGCTTCCTTAGCGTCAAATCAGAACTGCCAGTCCAGGGTCAGGCCCATACCGTGGTCTTTTTCCCGGGAGCCGAGCAGCCCGTTGTAATCCAGGCTCAAGCGGGTATCGCGGCCCAGCGCCAACCCGGCACGGGCACCGACCACCGCGGCATCGCGGTCCATGGACACGCTTTGCACGCTGAACGCGGTGTTGCCGTTGACGAAGGCCAAGTGGTCTTCGGAACGGGTGTTGCTCAGGTTGTGCTGCCAGCCGAGCGTGCCGGACAGTTCCAGCTGTTGCTGGTCGGACAGCGCAATGGCTTTGCTCGCCCGCAGGCCAAGGGTCGAGAGCACCACGTCGCGGTTGTTTTCACCGCCCTTGAGCGCGGCGGTGTCACCTTTTTCGCTGAAGCTTTCAGTGTTCAAGTGCACGTAAGCCAAGTTAACGAATGGCTCCAGAGCGATCGGTTGCAGGTCAAGGCGATACGCCGCCTCGGTGAACAGTTGCGCGGAGGTCGCATCGCGTTTGGATTTCTGCTTGCCGCTGACGCCGTTAAATTGCAGGTCACGTTTGACGTCAATGCGATGCCAGCTGTAAGCGCCGCCAACGCTCAGGCGTAGCGCGTCGATTTCATGGCCCAGGTACGCACCCAAGTGGTAGCTGTCGACCGAGGCCGACGAATGCGTGCCATCGCCCATGCTCAACGAACTGTCGCTGTAACCGGTGACGAAACCCAGTCGCGTATCTTCAGTGATCAAGCCATCGACACCGGCCAGCAACCCGCCAATGGAGCTGTTGGAACTGGCGTTGTCATGCCCGCCATCGCTCTTGCCCCAGGCGCCGAGTACTTTGAGCCAGGCGTTGCTGCGGTCATCGGTGGGTGCCGCGGCGTCGAACAGATCGTGCTCGCGCAGACGCTCGCCAACCGCATCGCGCAGGTAACGGCTGTCATTGATCAGCAGCGTGCCGATTGCCGGATGAATCTCGCCGGAGAGTTGCTGGAACGCTTGTTGCGCGACAGCGGCGGTCGGCGACAGCAGCAGGGTTTCGTAGAGCGGATTGCCTGCGCCCAGTTGCTCGGCGGCAGCGGCCACGGCGCGTTGGTTCGGGGTTTGGCCAGCGCTGGTGAAGGACGTCGCGTTACGCACCACTGCCAATTGAATGCCGCTAGCCGAGTAGTCGAGAGTGCCGCCGAGGAACAGGTAATCCGGCACCACCGCACCGAAGCGCCCTTCGATTCCACCAGCCGCTTGCAGGATGTTGTACTGATTGTCCAGCAGGGATTTCGCTTCGCTGGTGGTCAGCAATGTCGGGCTGTTTTCCAGAGACAGGCTGACGGTTGCGCCTTCGATGATCGCCTTGCCGCTGGCGATGATCTGGTCGCTGCTGGTGGGCGACAGCTCTACGGCGTAGGTCGAGCCAGGCTCGAAAGCCACGTCACCCGCCACCTGTAAGGTGCCGATGGAGTTGCCAGGCGCCACGGTACCGCCGCTTTTCGCGGTCAGCGCCGCGATGCTGCCGTTACCGCCGAGGATCCCGCTGTCATTGACGGTGACGGCCGACAGCAGCGAACCGTTGATTGCCAATCGGCCCTGATTGACCAGGGTCGGGCCGGCGTACGTATTGGCGCCGGTCAGCACCAGCGTGCCGATGCCCTGCTTGGTCAGGCCGCCATGGCCGGAAATGTCGTTGCGCCAGACGTCGAGCCCACAGTGCACGTCATTGCACACACGCTCGGTGGGTTTGCCGGCATCGATGATCGCGCCGATACCCGGCAAGTCCGCGACAAATTGACTGGAGCCGTAGGCGCCTTCGATGCGGAATTCCTCGGGAATGTCCTGCTCGGTCACGAACATGGCCGGGCCATCGATGCCTTTGCGCAGGTTGATCATGCCCCAGCCATACAGCGAATCGACGCCGGGTGCGCCAAGGTCGGTGGCGGTGGTACGCAGCACGCTGGCGACTTGCGCGCCGGTCATGTACGGGAAGCGTTCCATCAACACCGCCACCGAGCCGGCGACGTGCGGCGCCGCCATGGAGGTGCCGTTGTAGTTGGCGTAGCCGGTGGTCAGGTCAGCGGCATTGGTGCCGCTGATGATCGAGCTGTAGATCCGGCTGCCGGGTGCCGACACGCAGAAACTCGCGGTATAGCCGCAGCGCGACGAGAAGGTACTGATGTTGTAAAGCTCGGGACTGTTGATGTCCGGGTTCTTCTGCAACGCAGCGACGGTCATCCAGTTCGGCGCGATCTCCGGAACGAAGTAACCGAGACCGGCGATGGCGTCCGGGTTGTTGAGGTTGTAGTCGTTGCCGGCGGCGAAAATCGTCACGATGCCGCTGCGGGCCGCCGCGATGGCGCCGTCGTAGGCACCGCCGGGTTTGGTCCCGAGCAACGTCTGGATCTCGTTGAACTGCACCTGTGCGTCCTGCACGGTGAAGTGCGGGTACGCCGGGTCACGACCACCGAGGTCGAAGCGGTCGGTGATGCCGATGCCCCAGCTGTTGTTGATGATCCGTGCGCCGCTGGCGATCAGGGCGTCCCAACCGGCCTTGTACACCGCTCCGTCGTTGCCACGAATGATGCCGTCTTCCGGGCCTGGGTCGCCGTTGTCAGCGCTGATGATTTGCGCGCCAAAAGCGACACCGTGCATCGGGCCGCCATCACGACTGCCGGCGGCGATCCCGCCAACGTGGGTGCCGTGGGCACCGAGTTTGCCGTTGGAGCCTACCGAGGGCGAACCGTCATAGAGAAAGGCGTCCCCGGCTTTGACCGGAATGTAGGGGTCGGTGTATTCGCGAATGCCACTGGTGACCAGCGTGATCACCTTGTTGGCCCCGGAAAACTCCGGGTGCAAGGCGTAAACCGGTTGATCGAAGATCCCCAGTTTCACCCCTTTGCCGGTGTAACCGGCCGC
This genomic stretch from Pseudomonas wuhanensis harbors:
- a CDS encoding polyurethane esterase, translated to MGLFDYKNADGKALYSDAIALTLYAYTPTGQPLPATAWAPIGAAALGYQGNVGAQGTFYGEKDGFTSAEAEILGKYDGAGKLIGIGIAFRGTGGLGYSDTFGDMKNNLLAAVGPVDYATNYAKNAFDILLKSVAAFAIAHGLSAKDVLVSGHSLGGLGVNSLAELSGNNWGGFFKDANYIAFASPTQSATGNNVLNIGYENDPVFRVLDGTTFSSGSLGKHDGHQESATNNIVNFNDQYASTAQNLVPFSILNPLNWSAHGSLGYADGLNRVIDSRFYDLTDKDSTLIVSNLSESSRGSIWVEDLGRSGEPHTGSTFIIGTDSHDWLKGGAGNDFIEGRDGNDRFRDDGGYNLLLGGKGSNTFELQKPLQNFSVANDGDGTLYVRDAYGGISMTRDIGALVSKESGSWWGSKEVTYNVTANGLLNGTELTHYNHSLNGDAYGNTLVASVDGDWLFGNAGDDLLRSDKSHVTFVGGAGNDVMHASGGGNTFLFSGAFGFDAINGYQGSDKLVFVGVQGAGQGYDYAQHATQAGNDTVLKIGDYAVTLVGVGLDNLSASGITFA
- a CDS encoding autotransporter serine protease, which produces MDNKYNKLALLCALATLGTAHAAPYVENGRTGDPDSWRSTEFNADWGLGAINAQEAYAAGYTGKGVKLGIFDQPVYALHPEFSGANKVITLVTSGIREYTDPYIPVKAGDAFLYDGSPSVGSNGKLGAHGTHVGGIAAGSRDGGPMHGVAFGAQIISADNGDPGPEDGIIRGNDGAVYKAGWDALIASGARIINNSWGIGITDRFDLGGRDPAYPHFTVQDAQVQFNEIQTLLGTKPGGAYDGAIAAARSGIVTIFAAGNDYNLNNPDAIAGLGYFVPEIAPNWMTVAALQKNPDINSPELYNISTFSSRCGYTASFCVSAPGSRIYSSIISGTNAADLTTGYANYNGTSMAAPHVAGSVAVLMERFPYMTGAQVASVLRTTATDLGAPGVDSLYGWGMINLRKGIDGPAMFVTEQDIPEEFRIEGAYGSSQFVADLPGIGAIIDAGKPTERVCNDVHCGLDVWRNDISGHGGLTKQGIGTLVLTGANTYAGPTLVNQGRLAINGSLLSAVTVNDSGILGGNGSIAALTAKSGGTVAPGNSIGTLQVAGDVAFEPGSTYAVELSPTSSDQIIASGKAIIEGATVSLSLENSPTLLTTSEAKSLLDNQYNILQAAGGIEGRFGAVVPDYLFLGGTLDYSASGIQLAVVRNATSFTSAGQTPNQRAVAAAAEQLGAGNPLYETLLLSPTAAVAQQAFQQLSGEIHPAIGTLLINDSRYLRDAVGERLREHDLFDAAAPTDDRSNAWLKVLGAWGKSDGGHDNASSNSSIGGLLAGVDGLITEDTRLGFVTGYSDSSLSMGDGTHSSASVDSYHLGAYLGHEIDALRLSVGGAYSWHRIDVKRDLQFNGVSGKQKSKRDATSAQLFTEAAYRLDLQPIALEPFVNLAYVHLNTESFSEKGDTAALKGGENNRDVVLSTLGLRASKAIALSDQQQLELSGTLGWQHNLSNTRSEDHLAFVNGNTAFSVQSVSMDRDAAVVGARAGLALGRDTRLSLDYNGLLGSREKDHGMGLTLDWQF